CGCCTTTAAATTTATTGATAATCGTAAGCAGTATTTTGTTATCCATTTCATCAAGCCCGTGTGCATCGACATTTAATGCTTTAAGAGCATATCTTGAAATTTCCAAATCAATTCTGCCATTTCCTTTTATTTGCGCAAAATCACGAACCCTTCTCAATAACGCATTTGCAATACGAGGTGTGCCGCGGCTTCTACCTGCAATTTCTATTGCTGCCTCCAGGTCAATTGGCATTTTTAATATAGAGGCACTTCTTTCGACAATAGTGGTTAATAACTCAGTAGTATAATATTGCAAGCGTGAAGAAATCCCAAAACGGGCTCTCATAGGAGCAGTTAATAATCCGGACCGTGTTGTTGCCCCGATTAGAGTAAACGGATTCAAATTAATCTGAACCGTTCTGGCATTTGGTCCGGATTCAATCATGATATCAATCTTGAAATCTTCCATAGCCGAATATAAATATTCTTCTACAACAGGACTTAATCGATGAATTTCATCAATGAACAAAACATCTCTCTCATCTAAATTAGTCAGCAGACCGGCAAGATCACCCGGCTTGTCTAATACGGGACCTGATGTTATCTTAATGCCTACCTGGAGTTCATTTGCCAGAATATTAGCCAAAGTAGTTTTTCCCAAACCGGGAGGTCCGTGAAAAAGAGCATGATCAAGTGCTTCACCACGTTGATTGGCCGCCGCAACAAACACTTTTAAGTTTTCCAAAACCTGATCTTGCCCGGCAAAATCATCAAATGACAGCGGACGCAATCTTTTTTCAAGATCTAATTCTTCTGAGTTATATCCTTTAGTTGTAGGATCTAGATTTTCGTTCATCCTGCAAAGATATAGAAAGTAATCAGTTTCTAAAACAGTAAAACTGAACGATTAAAACTTTAACTAAACAAAAAAGACTGCCATTTCTGACAGTCTTTGTATTATTTTTTAGTGGTGTAGAACTTCTTCACCTTCTTTCATTGGTACATTTTGAGGAACAAAATCTACATCATGATTTGGGTTGCTGTAGTCATACGGCCAACGATATACGTGAGGAATTTCTCCCGGCCAGTTACCGTGGATATGTTCAACCGGAGTAGTCCACTCTAAAGTTGTAGATTTCCATGGATTCTGAGTTGCTTTCTTACCGTAGAAAATACTGCTGAAGAAGTTGTATAAGAATACTAACTGGAACGCACCTCCTACAAGAGCAAATGTTGTAATTAAAACATTCACATTTTGTAAATCATCAAATAATGGGAAGTTTGTATTAGTATAATAACGTCTTGGTAAACCAGCTAATCCTATAAAGTGCATTGGGAAGAATACTCCATAAGCACAAACAGCCGTAATCCAGAAGTGAATATAACCTAAGTTTTTGTTTAACATTCTTCCGTACATTTTAGGGAACCAGTGGTAAATACCAGCGAACATTCCGTAAAGTGCAGAGATACCCATTACTAAGTGAAAGTGAGCAATTACGAAGTAAGTATCGTGAACATTAATATCTAAAGTACTATCTCCTAAAATGATTCCAGTTAAACCTCCAGTAATGAAAGTAGAAACCATTCCGATAGAGAACAACATCGCAGGGTTAAACTGTAAGTTACCTTTCCATAAAGTTGTAATCCAGTTAAATGCCTTTACAGCAGATGGAATTGCAATCAGCAAAGTTGTAAAAGTAAATACAGATCCTAAGAAAGGATTCATACCTGAAATAAACATGTGGTGACCCCAAACAATAGTAGATAAGAATGCAATTGCAAGAACAGACATAATCATCGCTCTGTAACCAAAGATTGGTTTACGAGAGTTTGTAGCCATAATTTCAGATACAAGACCCATTGCAGGTAAAATTACAATGTAAACCTCAGGGTGTCCTAAGAACCAGAATAAGTGCTCGAACAATACAGGAGATCCACCTTGGTAATGTAGAACTTCACCAGCAATATAAATATCAGATAAGAAGAATGAAGTACCAAAACTTCTATCGAAAATTAATAATAATGCTGCAGATAACAATACCGGGAATGAAATAACACCAATAATAGCTGTTACGAAAAATGTCCAGATAGTAAGAGGAAGCCTAGTCATAGACATACCTTTTGTTCTTAAGTTGATTACAGTAACAATGTAATTTAAAGATCCCATTAATGAAGATGCAATAAAGATAGCCATCGATACTAACCATAAAGTCATACCTGTACCAGATCCAGGGATCGCTTGAGGTAAAGCACTTAATGGAGGATAAATTGTCCAACCTGCAGAAGCTGGTCCAGCTTCAACAAATAAAGAACATAACATTATTACAGCTGACAAGAAAAACAACCAGTACGAAATCATATTCATGAATCCGGAAGCCATATCTCGCGCACCAATTTGAAGAGGAATAAGTAAATTACTAAAAGTTCCACTCAAACCAGCTGTAAGTACAAAGAATACCATGATAGTACCATGAATTGTAACCAAAGCCAGATAAATATCATTAGCCATTACACCATCAGGTGCAAATTTATCTCCTAATAAAACATTAAATATCTTAAAAGACTCTTCTGGCCAAGCCAATTGCATTCTGAAAAGCAAGGACATTGCAATACCAATGATCCCCATAATAATACCAGTAATCAAGTATTGTTTAGCAATCATTTTATGATCAATACTAAAGATGTATTTAGTAATGAACGTTTCTTTATGATGATGTTCGTGCTCGTGATCGTGTCCGTGATCGTGACCGTGCGCTTCTGCTGACATATATGTGTACTTTAAATTTTCTAAATAATATTATTTCATCGCAACTTTAGCTACAGCTGCTTTTACAGTATCAACTACCGCTTTAACGGTATCTTTTACTTTTGCAGCAGTGTCCGCAGCTGGTGCAGCTCCTTCAGCTGGTTTTTCAGAAGCAGCGGCTGCTTTGATATCCTGAGCTAAAGTAGTTTTCTCACTTAACCATTTTTTATAATCTTCCGGAGTATCAACAACAACTTTCATTTGCATGTTGTAGTGTGAAGCACCACAGATTTTATTACATAATAGTAAATAATCAAATGTATAAGGATCTAATGCAACACCGCCTTTTGCAACTAACTCTACGCTTTTTTCAGCTCTAAGTTTGTTGATGTGAGCCACTTTTTCAACCATGAAAGGAAGTTCTCTGTACTCAGCAGTTGTATAAGTTGGAACGAATGCAAATTCTGTAACCATACCTGGAACACAGTTCATCTGAGCTCTGAAATGAGGCATATAAGCTGAATGTAAAACATCCTGAGAACGCATTTTGAAATGTACTTTTTTTCCTTTTGGGATATGCAGTTCAGAAACAACAATATCATCCTGAGAATTTTTATCAGACATATCAACACCTAATGTATTGATACCCTGAATCAAACGAACGTTAGCTTTTCCTAATACATTATCATTTCCTGCGTATCTTGCAGTCCATTTAAATTGCTGTGCATATAATTCAATTTCAATTACATCCTCATCTTTGTCAACAAACATAATGTTATTCCAAGCGTACAACCCGTAAAGAATTAAACAAGCTAAAACTACAGATGGAATAATACTCCAAATTGCCTCTAATTTATTACTATCAGCAAAGAATAATGCTTTTTTATCTTTATTCCCTTTGTATTTAAAAGAAAACCAATATAATAAACCTTGAGTAATAACCTGAACTGTAAAGATTAAAACCCAGGTAATATTCATTAAATTATCTACTAAACCACCGTGCTCAGAAGCAGGGGTATGAAGTGCCAAATTACCCCATTTTAGTAAACCATAAATAGTAAATATATAAATGAAAGCTAAAAAGCCAAACAAAATATATCCCTGAATGTTATTATCATTATCTGATGCAACCTGAGAATCATCAGAAGAAGATGCTCCTACCTGAGTAAGATCAAATATCTTCGTCAACTGCCATAATGCAACTGCTAATAAAACTAAAACTATAATTACCAACAAACTTGTCATCTGTTTACTTCTTTAAATATTAATAATGAAAATGTTTACTTTCTTCAATGAAAGGATTTCTTTTTGCAAGCAAAGGAGATTTAGTCAATGCAGTAAATACAATAAAAATAAATAAACCTAAGAAGAAAAGAATAGATGCAATTTCAGGAACTCCAATAAACCATTTGTCTCCTACTGTACCAGGCATAATCATATTAAAGAAATCAACATAATGACCTAATAATATTACAATACCAGCCATAACAACAACCCAGTTAAGACGTTTGAAATCTGTATTGATTAATATTAACAATGGGAAAACAAAGTTCATAACAACTGCTCCAAAGAAAGGCAGGTTATATAATTGAATTCTTGTTACAAAATAAGTAACCTCTTCAGGAATATTAGCGTACCAGATCAACATGAACTGAGAGAACCATAAGTAAGTCCAGAAAACACTAATACCAAACATGAATTTAGCTAAATCATGGATGTGGCTTGTATTTACATATTCTAAATATCCTTTAGATTTTAAATAAATTGTTACTAATGCAATTGCAGTAATACCACTTACAAAGAAAGAAGCAAATACATACCATGCAAATAATGTACTGAACCAATGCGGATCAAAAGACATAATCCAGTCCCAAGCCATGATAGACTCAGAAACAATAAAGAATACTAAAAATCCCGCAGAGATTTTAAAGTTCTTTTTGTAGTATAGATCATCATTTGCTTCATCCTGCGCTAAACAGTTTTTTCTAGAGAAATGACGATAGATGTTCCAGCCTAGTAAGAATATAAAAGCTCTTACAATCCAGAATGGGAAATTTAAATAACCAGATTTTCCAGCAATAATAGCGTCATAATGCGGGCTTTTAGGATCAGTAACCCCTTCGCCTAACCATACAAAGATATGATTAAAGTGAAGTCCGCATAAAACTAGAATTACGAAGAAAATAATAGAACCTGCAGGTAAATAAGCAGTTATACCTTGCATAACTCTAAATAATACAGGAGACCATCCTGCCTGAGCAACTTGCTGAATAGCATAAAAAGCTAAAACTCCCATTGAAAGCAATAAAAAGAAGATACAAGCAACATATACCGCAGACCATGGTTTATTTTGCAACTGGTGCAATACATGATTCAAATGTTCTGTATGCTCATCGGCAGCACCTACTTTTGCGTGCTCCCCTCCTTTGTGCTCTTCATGAGAAGCCTCTGCAGCTTCATGATGTCCAGCTTCTTTATGAGAAGCTTCTGCAGCCTCTCCGTGTGCAGCACCATGTGAACCATGAGCATCTGCAGCTAGTAATTTTTCAACTTCTTGAATATCTTTAGGTGCACTTAAAAAACCATACCCAATTCCTAACAGACCAAGAACCATTAGGATGATAGAAAAAGTTTTTAATTTACTTGAAAATGTATACATATCTATTACGATCAGTTTGTTCAACAATTATAATTGGCTTTTTAGTTTTAGAACATAGTCAGCAACTAACCAACGTTCGTGGGCACTCAATTGATTTGCGTGTGATCCCATCGCGTTTAAACCATAAGTTTCAACATGAAATATACTTCCTTCAGTAATATCTCTGTCTTTATAGCTAGGTACTCCAAGAAATTTTTCTCTTTCAACCAATTTACCTTTACCATTTCCAGTTGAACCATGACAGCTCATACAGTAAATTTCGAAAAGCTCTTTACCTTTTCCTGAATTTTTTTCAATTGAATCCAACGGAGATTTTAAATTAGCTTTTGCTAATTCGTAACCAGCAGTTGAATTTTCATATTCATAAGGTTCGAAACCTCTGTTAATAGTTCCTTCTACAGGAAGTTGTCCTTCTTTTCCTCCTTTAAATATTTTTGATTCTGCGTAAGGCTCATAGGCTACAGATTCATACATATTTGGAAAATACTGATAGTTTGGTGCCGAATTATTGTGGCAAGATGAAACTAAAATAGTTATACCAACTAAAAGTGTTATTTTATATATCCTTTTCATAGCTACAATTAATTCTTTTCAATTACTTTAACTTCAACAGCTCCTGTACCTTCGAAAAAAGAAACAAGTTCTGCTTCGTTATTATTTACAGCCACTTCCATTAGGAAATGGTCGTCTGTTGTTCTTACATCAGGATTTTCTGCTTGTTTAAATGGCCATAATCTACTTCTCATATAGAAAGTAATAACCATTAAGTGCGCTGCAAAAAATACAGTCATCTCAAACATAATAGGCACGAAAGACGGCATATTCTGAATGAAACTGAAACTTGGTTTTCCACCAATATCTTGAGGCCAGTCATGAATCATGATATAACTCATCATGAATGTTGCAACAGAAATACCTACACAGCCATATAAGAAAGCACATATTGCTAATCTTGTTGGTGCTAATCCCATAGCTTTATCCAATCCGTGAACTGGGAATGGAGTAAAAACCTCTTCAATATGATGATGAGCAGCTCTGGTTTTCTTTACTGCGTCCATCAAAACGTCATCGTCATTATAAATGGCGTATATTACTTTATTACTCATGATGTGAATCTTTATTTGCTCTTTCTCTAATGTAATTATCTCCTGTTCCTTTCAAAATTGTTTTAACCTCTGCCTGAGCAATTACAGGGAATGTTCTAGAGTATAATAAAAACAATACAAAGAAGAAACCAATTGTTCCAATGAAAATTCCAATATCAACAAATGTTGGTGAGAACATTGTCCAAGAAGATGGAAGGTAATCTCTATGTAAAGAAGTAACAATAATTACGAATCTTTCAAACCACATTCCGATGTTTACTACGATTGAAATAATAAATGAGAACATGATACTGGTTCTAAGTTTTTTGAACCACATAAACTGTGGAGAGAAAACGTTACAAGTCATCATCGACCAATATGCCCACCAGTAAGGTCCGGTAGCTCTGTTTAAGAATGCATACTGCTCATATTCTACACCTGAATACCAAGCTACGAATAACTCAGTGATATAAGCTACACCTACAATAGATCCAGTGATCATGATAATGATATTCATTAACTCGATATGTTGTAATGTAATATATGCTTCAAGGTTAGAAACTTTTCTCATAACGATCAACAATGTATTTACCATCGCGAATCCAGAGAAAACCGCTCCAGCAACGAAGTATGGAGGGAAAATTGTGGTATGCCATCCAGGAATTACAGAAGTAGCAAAGTCCATAGATACAATTGTGTGTACAGA
This portion of the Flavobacterium gelatinilyticum genome encodes:
- the ruvB gene encoding Holliday junction branch migration DNA helicase RuvB, whose product is MNENLDPTTKGYNSEELDLEKRLRPLSFDDFAGQDQVLENLKVFVAAANQRGEALDHALFHGPPGLGKTTLANILANELQVGIKITSGPVLDKPGDLAGLLTNLDERDVLFIDEIHRLSPVVEEYLYSAMEDFKIDIMIESGPNARTVQINLNPFTLIGATTRSGLLTAPMRARFGISSRLQYYTTELLTTIVERSASILKMPIDLEAAIEIAGRSRGTPRIANALLRRVRDFAQIKGNGRIDLEISRYALKALNVDAHGLDEMDNKILLTIINKFKGGPVGLSTLATAVSESSETIEEVYEPFLIQEGFIMRTPRGREVTDKAYKHLGKINTNTIQGGLF
- a CDS encoding cytochrome c oxidase subunit I; translation: MSAEAHGHDHGHDHEHEHHHKETFITKYIFSIDHKMIAKQYLITGIIMGIIGIAMSLLFRMQLAWPEESFKIFNVLLGDKFAPDGVMANDIYLALVTIHGTIMVFFVLTAGLSGTFSNLLIPLQIGARDMASGFMNMISYWLFFLSAVIMLCSLFVEAGPASAGWTIYPPLSALPQAIPGSGTGMTLWLVSMAIFIASSLMGSLNYIVTVINLRTKGMSMTRLPLTIWTFFVTAIIGVISFPVLLSAALLLIFDRSFGTSFFLSDIYIAGEVLHYQGGSPVLFEHLFWFLGHPEVYIVILPAMGLVSEIMATNSRKPIFGYRAMIMSVLAIAFLSTIVWGHHMFISGMNPFLGSVFTFTTLLIAIPSAVKAFNWITTLWKGNLQFNPAMLFSIGMVSTFITGGLTGIILGDSTLDINVHDTYFVIAHFHLVMGISALYGMFAGIYHWFPKMYGRMLNKNLGYIHFWITAVCAYGVFFPMHFIGLAGLPRRYYTNTNFPLFDDLQNVNVLITTFALVGGAFQLVFLYNFFSSIFYGKKATQNPWKSTTLEWTTPVEHIHGNWPGEIPHVYRWPYDYSNPNHDVDFVPQNVPMKEGEEVLHH
- a CDS encoding cytochrome c oxidase subunit II — encoded protein: MTSLLVIIVLVLLAVALWQLTKIFDLTQVGASSSDDSQVASDNDNNIQGYILFGFLAFIYIFTIYGLLKWGNLALHTPASEHGGLVDNLMNITWVLIFTVQVITQGLLYWFSFKYKGNKDKKALFFADSNKLEAIWSIIPSVVLACLILYGLYAWNNIMFVDKDEDVIEIELYAQQFKWTARYAGNDNVLGKANVRLIQGINTLGVDMSDKNSQDDIVVSELHIPKGKKVHFKMRSQDVLHSAYMPHFRAQMNCVPGMVTEFAFVPTYTTAEYRELPFMVEKVAHINKLRAEKSVELVAKGGVALDPYTFDYLLLCNKICGASHYNMQMKVVVDTPEDYKKWLSEKTTLAQDIKAAAASEKPAEGAAPAADTAAKVKDTVKAVVDTVKAAVAKVAMK
- a CDS encoding quinol:cytochrome C oxidoreductase; the protein is MYTFSSKLKTFSIILMVLGLLGIGYGFLSAPKDIQEVEKLLAADAHGSHGAAHGEAAEASHKEAGHHEAAEASHEEHKGGEHAKVGAADEHTEHLNHVLHQLQNKPWSAVYVACIFFLLLSMGVLAFYAIQQVAQAGWSPVLFRVMQGITAYLPAGSIIFFVILVLCGLHFNHIFVWLGEGVTDPKSPHYDAIIAGKSGYLNFPFWIVRAFIFLLGWNIYRHFSRKNCLAQDEANDDLYYKKNFKISAGFLVFFIVSESIMAWDWIMSFDPHWFSTLFAWYVFASFFVSGITAIALVTIYLKSKGYLEYVNTSHIHDLAKFMFGISVFWTYLWFSQFMLIWYANIPEEVTYFVTRIQLYNLPFFGAVVMNFVFPLLILINTDFKRLNWVVVMAGIVILLGHYVDFFNMIMPGTVGDKWFIGVPEIASILFFLGLFIFIVFTALTKSPLLAKRNPFIEESKHFHY
- a CDS encoding cytochrome c, which codes for MKRIYKITLLVGITILVSSCHNNSAPNYQYFPNMYESVAYEPYAESKIFKGGKEGQLPVEGTINRGFEPYEYENSTAGYELAKANLKSPLDSIEKNSGKGKELFEIYCMSCHGSTGNGKGKLVEREKFLGVPSYKDRDITEGSIFHVETYGLNAMGSHANQLSAHERWLVADYVLKLKSQL
- a CDS encoding DUF3341 domain-containing protein, translating into MSNKVIYAIYNDDDVLMDAVKKTRAAHHHIEEVFTPFPVHGLDKAMGLAPTRLAICAFLYGCVGISVATFMMSYIMIHDWPQDIGGKPSFSFIQNMPSFVPIMFEMTVFFAAHLMVITFYMRSRLWPFKQAENPDVRTTDDHFLMEVAVNNNEAELVSFFEGTGAVEVKVIEKN